In Miscanthus floridulus cultivar M001 chromosome 5, ASM1932011v1, whole genome shotgun sequence, one genomic interval encodes:
- the LOC136449686 gene encoding uncharacterized protein isoform X1, with amino-acid sequence MESQRVVVVVEDAAAARSALQWAVGNFIRSSDSITLLHVCPPARSRRKRRRLRLGGFQLALAFKDLCNGIAEAKVEIMVMEGELGETVVATVNQLGATTLVVGLHDKSFLYRAPSQYSRVRSLGCRVLAVRQHATARDGFLNAELTQIETVSLHIPPPKIPFPMFTLPLGVIWRRSKRRK; translated from the exons ATGGAGAGCCAGCGGGTGGTGGTGGTCGTGGAGGACGCGGCCGCCGCGCGGTCGGCGCTGCAGTGGGCCGTCGGCAACTTCATCCGCAGCAGCGACTCCATCACGCTGCTCCACGTCTGCCCGCCGGCGCGGTCGCGACGgaagcgccgccgcctccgcctcggcgGCTTCCAGCTCGCGCTCGCCTTCAAGGACCTCTGCAACGGCATCGCCGAG GCCAAGGTGGAGATCATGGTGATGGAGGGGGAGCTCGGGGAGACGGTGGTGGCCACGGTGAACCAGCTCGGCGCCACCACGCTTGTCGTCGGCCTCCACGACAAGAGCTTCCTCTACAG GGCGCCGAGCCAGTACAGCAGAGTCCGGAGCCTGGGCTGCAGGGTGCTCGCCGTCCGGCAGCACGCCACGGCGCGGGACGGCTTCTTGAACGCCGAGCTCACCCAGATCGAGACCGTCAGCTTGCA CATACCACCGCCAAAGATCCCGTTCCCGATGTTCACGCTTCCCCTTGGCGTGATATGGAGAAGATCGAAGCGGAGAAAGTGA
- the LOC136449686 gene encoding uncharacterized protein isoform X2 has protein sequence MESQRVVVVVEDAAAARSALQWAVGNFIRSSDSITLLHVCPPARSRRKRRRLRLGGFQLALAFKDLCNGIAEGAEPVQQSPEPGLQGARRPAARHGAGRLLERRAHPDRDRQLAHTTAKDPVPDVHASPWRDMEKIEAEKVTPAAAAVRRRVEDDGAPSVSVGGTARQADAG, from the exons ATGGAGAGCCAGCGGGTGGTGGTGGTCGTGGAGGACGCGGCCGCCGCGCGGTCGGCGCTGCAGTGGGCCGTCGGCAACTTCATCCGCAGCAGCGACTCCATCACGCTGCTCCACGTCTGCCCGCCGGCGCGGTCGCGACGgaagcgccgccgcctccgcctcggcgGCTTCCAGCTCGCGCTCGCCTTCAAGGACCTCTGCAACGGCATCGCCGAG GGCGCCGAGCCAGTACAGCAGAGTCCGGAGCCTGGGCTGCAGGGTGCTCGCCGTCCGGCAGCACGCCACGGCGCGGGACGGCTTCTTGAACGCCGAGCTCACCCAGATCGAGACCGTCAGCTTGCA CATACCACCGCCAAAGATCCCGTTCCCGATGTTCACGCTTCCCCTTGGCGTGATATGGAGAAGATCGAAGCGGAGAAAGTGACGCCTGCCGCTGCGGCGGTGCGAAGAAGAGTAGAAGACGACGGAGCTCCTTCCGTTTCTGTCGGGGGAACAGCACGGCAGGCTGATGCAGGCTGA